A single Pseudomonas sp. HN11 DNA region contains:
- a CDS encoding HAD family hydrolase has translation MSIKLITFDLDDTLWDNVPVIISAEASMREWLAINAAKVGDLPLEHFASLRQQVLERHPELKHRISILRHRVLMHAFEEAGYPQPEATEMADVCYEAFIHARHQLTPFPEAEPMLKALRQHFLLGVITNGNADVQRVGLADYFHFALRAEDIGIAKPDARLFQEALQRGGVDASAAVHIGDHPGDDIAGAQQAGLRAVWFNPTGKAWEGEKRPDAQIRSLNELPPLLQSWQ, from the coding sequence ATGAGTATCAAGCTGATCACCTTCGACCTGGACGACACACTCTGGGACAACGTACCCGTCATCATCAGTGCCGAAGCGTCGATGCGCGAATGGCTGGCGATTAACGCCGCCAAGGTCGGCGACTTGCCGCTGGAGCACTTCGCCAGTCTTCGCCAACAGGTGCTGGAACGCCATCCCGAGCTGAAACACCGCATCAGCATTCTGCGCCACCGGGTGTTGATGCATGCGTTTGAAGAGGCCGGTTATCCACAGCCTGAAGCCACGGAAATGGCGGACGTGTGCTATGAAGCATTCATTCATGCGCGCCACCAACTAACGCCCTTCCCCGAAGCGGAGCCCATGCTGAAAGCACTACGCCAGCACTTTTTGCTCGGGGTGATCACCAACGGCAATGCCGACGTGCAGCGCGTCGGCCTGGCGGACTATTTTCACTTTGCCCTGCGCGCTGAAGACATCGGCATCGCTAAGCCGGATGCGCGACTGTTTCAAGAAGCATTGCAACGCGGTGGCGTGGATGCCAGCGCGGCTGTGCATATTGGCGATCACCCAGGGGATGACATTGCCGGAGCGCAGCAGGCGGGGCTGCGGGCGGTGTGGTTCAACCCGACGGGCAAGGCCTGGGAAGGGGAAAAACGCCCCGATGCGCAGATTCGCAGCCTGAACGAGTTGCCGCCCTTGCTGCAAAGCTGGCAGTAA
- the lysA gene encoding diaminopimelate decarboxylase, translated as MDAFNYRDGELFAEGVALSAIAQRFGTPTYVYSRAHIEAQYRSFTDALDGVPHLVCYAVKANSNLGVLNVLARLGAGFDIVSRGELERVLAAGGKADKIVFSGVGKTREDMRRALEVGVHCFNIESTDELERLQVVAAEMGVRAPISLRVNPDVDAGTHPYISTGLKENKFGIAIADAEDVYIRAAQLPNLEVLGVDCHIGSQLTTLPPFLDALDRLLALIDRLGECGIYLHHIDLGGGVGVRYRDEEPPLIADYIQAARERIEGRDLTLMFEPGRYIVANAGVLLTQVEYLKHTEHKDFAIVDAAMNDLIRPALYQAWMNVTAVTPRASEARAYDIVGPICETGDFLAKDRRLALEEGDLLAVHSAGAYGFVMSSNYNTRGRTAEVLVDGDQAFEVRRRETVAELYAGESLLPE; from the coding sequence ATGGACGCTTTTAACTACCGGGACGGCGAGCTGTTCGCGGAAGGCGTGGCGTTGTCCGCGATTGCCCAGCGCTTCGGCACCCCGACCTATGTGTATTCCCGTGCACATATCGAAGCCCAGTACCGCTCGTTCACCGACGCCCTCGACGGCGTGCCGCACCTGGTGTGCTACGCGGTCAAGGCCAACTCCAACCTCGGCGTACTGAATGTCCTAGCGCGCCTCGGCGCTGGTTTCGACATCGTGTCCCGTGGCGAGCTGGAACGCGTACTGGCTGCTGGCGGCAAGGCTGACAAGATCGTGTTCTCCGGCGTCGGCAAGACCCGCGAAGACATGCGCCGGGCCTTGGAAGTCGGCGTGCACTGCTTCAACATCGAATCCACCGACGAGCTGGAACGCCTGCAGGTCGTGGCCGCCGAAATGGGCGTTCGCGCGCCGATCTCCCTGCGCGTCAACCCGGACGTCGATGCCGGCACCCACCCCTACATTTCCACCGGTCTCAAGGAGAACAAGTTCGGCATCGCCATTGCCGACGCCGAGGACGTATACATCCGCGCCGCGCAACTGCCGAACCTGGAAGTGCTGGGTGTCGACTGCCATATCGGCTCGCAACTGACCACGCTGCCGCCGTTCCTGGATGCGCTCGACCGCCTGCTGGCGTTGATCGACCGTCTCGGTGAATGCGGCATCTACCTGCACCACATCGATCTGGGTGGGGGCGTGGGCGTGCGTTATCGCGACGAGGAGCCGCCGCTGATCGCCGATTACATCCAGGCTGCGCGCGAGCGCATCGAAGGCCGTGACCTGACGCTGATGTTCGAGCCTGGTCGCTACATCGTCGCCAACGCCGGCGTACTGCTGACCCAGGTCGAGTACCTCAAGCACACCGAGCACAAGGATTTCGCCATCGTCGATGCGGCGATGAACGACCTGATCCGCCCGGCGTTGTACCAGGCCTGGATGAATGTCACCGCCGTGACGCCTCGCGCCAGCGAAGCCCGCGCCTATGACATCGTCGGCCCGATCTGCGAGACCGGCGACTTCCTGGCCAAGGATCGTCGGTTGGCCCTGGAAGAAGGCGATCTGCTGGCCGTGCATTCGGCCGGTGCCTACGGGTTTGTCATGAGTTCCAACTACAACACCCGCGGCCGTACGGCCGAGGTGCTGGTGGACGGTGATCAAGCGTTTGAAGTGCGTCGCCGCGAGACGGTAGCCGAGTTGTATGCTGGCGAAAGCCTGCTGCCGGAGTAA
- the rnk gene encoding nucleoside diphosphate kinase regulator — protein MTTAPSIILTRLDVQRLEQLIDRLGDESPGVEALQAELDRAEDVVGHDEVPAGVVTMNSSVHCREQGSGKDYHLTLVYPKDANADEGKISILAPVGSALLGLQVGQHIDWPAPGGKTLKLELLSVEGQPKDGGAFPL, from the coding sequence ATGACCACCGCACCGTCCATCATCCTCACCCGTCTTGACGTGCAGCGTCTGGAGCAACTGATCGACCGCCTGGGCGACGAATCTCCCGGCGTCGAAGCGTTGCAAGCCGAACTCGACCGCGCCGAAGACGTGGTTGGCCACGATGAAGTGCCTGCGGGTGTCGTGACCATGAACTCCAGCGTGCATTGCCGTGAGCAAGGCAGCGGCAAGGACTACCACCTGACCTTGGTCTATCCGAAAGACGCCAATGCGGATGAAGGCAAGATCTCGATCCTGGCGCCAGTGGGCAGTGCCTTGCTGGGCCTGCAGGTTGGCCAGCACATCGACTGGCCCGCTCCGGGCGGCAAGACCCTCAAGTTGGAATTGCTCAGCGTTGAAGGCCAGCCCAAAGATGGCGGCGCCTTCCCTCTCTAA
- the xerC gene encoding tyrosine recombinase XerC, producing the protein MERQLDAYCAHLRNERQVSPHTLEAYRRDLNKVLAYCEKHQISSWKALDIQSLRSLIARLHQAGQSSRSLSRLLSAVRGLYHYLNREGLCDHDPANGLSPPKGERRLPKTLDTDRALQLLDGAVEDDFLAHRDQAILELFYSSGLRLSELTGLNLDQLDLADGLVQVLGKGSKTRVLPVGRKAREALQLWLPLRLLTNPADDAVFVSQQGRRLGPRAIQVRVKAAGERELGQNLHPHMLRHSFASHLLESSQDLRAVQELLGHSDIKTTQIYTHLDFQHLATVYDSAHPRAKRIKDGDS; encoded by the coding sequence ATGGAAAGGCAACTGGACGCTTACTGCGCTCACCTGCGCAATGAGCGCCAGGTGTCGCCCCATACCCTGGAAGCCTACCGGCGGGATTTGAACAAGGTCCTGGCCTACTGCGAGAAACACCAGATCAGCAGCTGGAAGGCGCTGGATATCCAGAGCCTGCGCAGCCTGATTGCACGCCTGCACCAGGCAGGCCAATCTTCGCGCAGCCTCTCGCGCCTGCTCTCGGCTGTACGCGGGCTCTATCACTATTTGAACCGCGAAGGCCTGTGCGATCACGACCCGGCCAACGGCCTGTCGCCGCCCAAGGGCGAACGGCGCCTGCCCAAAACCCTGGACACCGACCGCGCCCTGCAATTGCTCGATGGTGCGGTCGAGGATGACTTCCTGGCCCATCGCGACCAGGCGATCCTGGAGCTGTTCTACTCATCGGGCTTGCGCCTGTCGGAGCTGACCGGCCTGAATCTCGATCAATTGGACCTAGCGGACGGCTTGGTGCAAGTACTCGGCAAGGGGAGCAAGACCCGCGTATTACCGGTGGGGCGCAAAGCGCGGGAAGCCCTGCAACTGTGGCTGCCGCTGCGCCTGCTGACCAACCCCGCGGATGACGCGGTATTTGTCAGCCAGCAAGGCCGGCGCCTGGGGCCACGGGCGATTCAAGTGCGGGTCAAGGCCGCCGGCGAGCGCGAGCTGGGCCAGAACCTGCATCCACACATGCTGCGACACTCTTTTGCCAGCCACCTGCTGGAATCATCCCAGGACCTACGCGCGGTTCAAGAGCTGCTCGGCCACTCCGACATCAAGACCACACAGATCTACACCCATCTGGACTTCCAACACCTGGCAACGGTGTACGACAGCGCCCATCCACGGGCCAAACGAATCAAGGACGGCGACTCATGA
- a CDS encoding DUF1289 domain-containing protein → MTQPAPVRPPKPLFSNVSPAVPTPCISLCRLDEQKVCLGCLRHVEEIREWRSADDARRRVICAEAEQRRAHT, encoded by the coding sequence GTGACCCAGCCTGCACCTGTCCGCCCGCCCAAGCCGCTCTTCAGTAATGTCAGCCCGGCGGTGCCGACACCTTGTATCAGTTTGTGTCGCCTGGACGAGCAGAAAGTCTGCCTCGGGTGCTTGCGCCACGTGGAAGAGATCCGTGAATGGCGCTCTGCCGACGATGCCCGGCGCCGGGTGATCTGCGCCGAGGCCGAGCAGCGCCGGGCCCACACCTGA
- a CDS encoding DUF484 family protein: MTDKPQVPAEAFPSESLEAAAVAAYLEANPHFFVEHEELLPALRIPHQRGDTVSLVERQMKILRERNIEMRHKLSHLMDVARDNDRLFEKTRRLILALMDATSLEETVIAVEDSLRQDFQVPFVSLILFSDNPMPVGRWVSGSDAQTAIGGLLSEGKTISGTLREHELDFLFGAEQRKQIGSTSVVALSHQGLHGVLAIASRDPAHYKSSVGTLFLTYIAEVLGRVLPRFTTALRAVR, encoded by the coding sequence ATGACCGATAAGCCCCAAGTACCCGCAGAAGCGTTCCCGAGCGAAAGTCTGGAGGCCGCTGCCGTCGCGGCGTACCTTGAGGCTAATCCGCACTTCTTCGTCGAGCACGAGGAACTGCTGCCGGCCTTGCGCATCCCCCACCAGCGCGGCGACACCGTGTCGCTGGTGGAGCGGCAGATGAAGATCCTGCGCGAGCGCAACATCGAAATGCGCCACAAGCTCTCGCACCTGATGGACGTCGCCCGCGACAACGACCGACTGTTCGAGAAAACCCGCCGCCTGATCCTGGCCCTGATGGACGCCACCAGCCTGGAAGAAACGGTGATCGCCGTGGAGGACAGCCTGCGCCAGGACTTCCAGGTGCCATTCGTGAGCCTGATCCTGTTCAGCGACAACCCGATGCCGGTGGGTCGCTGGGTCAGTGGCAGCGACGCACAAACCGCGATCGGCGGCCTGCTTTCCGAAGGCAAGACCATCAGCGGCACCTTGCGCGAACATGAGCTGGACTTCCTGTTTGGTGCCGAGCAGCGCAAGCAGATCGGCTCCACCTCCGTTGTCGCCCTCAGCCATCAGGGCTTGCACGGCGTGCTGGCCATCGCCAGCCGAGATCCCGCGCACTACAAGAGCTCTGTGGGCACGCTGTTCCTGACTTACATCGCCGAAGTACTGGGCCGCGTCTTGCCGCGCTTCACCACCGCCCTGCGCGCGGTGCGCTAG
- the cyaY gene encoding iron donor protein CyaY yields MSLTEARFHDLVDATQQALEDIFDDSGLDVDLENSAGVLTVKFESGPQLIFSRQEPLRQLWLAARSGGVHFDYDEESGKWQCDKSEELLGEMLTRLVQEYTGEELDFDELGQDEN; encoded by the coding sequence ATGAGTTTGACCGAAGCCCGTTTTCACGACCTGGTGGATGCGACCCAGCAGGCGCTGGAAGATATTTTCGACGACAGCGGCCTGGACGTGGACCTGGAAAACTCGGCCGGCGTGCTGACCGTCAAGTTCGAAAGCGGCCCGCAACTGATCTTCAGCCGCCAGGAGCCGCTGCGTCAGCTGTGGCTCGCGGCACGTTCCGGTGGCGTGCACTTCGACTACGACGAAGAAAGCGGCAAATGGCAGTGTGACAAGAGTGAAGAGCTATTGGGCGAGATGCTCACGCGCCTGGTCCAGGAATATACCGGCGAAGAGCTGGACTTTGATGAATTGGGGCAGGACGAGAACTGA
- a CDS encoding class I adenylate cyclase has protein sequence MTRTHEIRPDLDEGIDRKVLAQLRARFMALNEGRMARAIEGLTPRQQSVLNLLPLFFHVNHPLLPGYVSGSTPAGLSNFEPDAQALTEAQRLTRSFSYKPRHGNPPRPIHGLFLMGSLGTLAQADQSDMDVWVCHAADLSETELAELRKKCQLLEAWSLTMGAEAHFFLIEPTRFVLGERDTQLSSDDCGTTQHYLLLDEFYRTAIWLAGRTPIWWLVPVYEETRYAEFTHTLISKRFIRADETLDLGHLARIPPGEFIGAGLWQLFKGIESPYKSVLKLLLTEVYASEHPNVHCLSLRFKRAVFANQMDLDELDPYIVVYRRIEEYLKARNEPERLELVRRALYLKVNRKLSAGQRTTSWQRLLLERLAHEWGWDQRQLALLDSRSQWKVRQVASERRALVNELNYSYRFLTQFARTEQTVSLINKRDLNVLGRRLYAAFERKAGKVEFINPGIAPDLAEDTLTLVQSPNRKEPGQHHWGLYNGNLTALEWEHFAPIKRSRDLLEMLTWCHRNGVIDSSTRLALHPGTSDMTEFELFNLLGSLQQTIALPLASVDEERLLRSAVPEEVLLLINVGVDPLKHHRDLNILMTTERTDSLSYAGARDNLVLTLDQVTLNSWNEVMVSRYDGPHALLDCLRDYLNQLPSDHLPRLRVRCFCHNRAQFIAQRVEEIFDTAQNLLLGQGNHRYLLQVQQHYHVIELIPGQANHVSLATQDALIAYLSEELASYSPLHLDAMALEEHDLALLLPMGMADCVQVFYRVNESFAELYVLDEFNALWQQRLPFHDEQSLLAPLQRFLQSIIYRRDALSPLDQQEPLGAVQILYYQLLPSGSGRARGIEPRPAPLNPANKPFYDVQAIIGKAAPGQVGITLYCNQREFSELEFGDQLFAVVAQQIVGQRRETERYRCYITDLDLSGLLGDVQSPSNLYLRYKAELELSLNEALSNI, from the coding sequence ATGACCCGCACCCATGAAATCCGCCCCGACCTGGACGAAGGCATCGACCGCAAGGTGCTGGCCCAGTTGCGCGCGCGGTTCATGGCCCTCAATGAAGGCCGTATGGCGCGGGCGATTGAGGGGCTGACGCCGCGCCAGCAAAGCGTGCTGAACCTGTTGCCGCTGTTTTTCCACGTCAACCATCCGCTGCTGCCGGGCTATGTGTCGGGTAGTACCCCAGCAGGCTTGTCGAATTTCGAACCCGACGCCCAAGCTCTGACCGAAGCCCAGCGCCTGACTCGCTCGTTCTCCTACAAGCCACGCCATGGCAACCCGCCGCGACCCATCCATGGCCTATTCCTGATGGGCAGCCTGGGCACCCTCGCCCAGGCCGACCAGAGCGACATGGATGTGTGGGTGTGTCACGCCGCAGACCTGAGCGAGACCGAGCTGGCCGAGTTGCGCAAAAAATGTCAGTTGCTGGAAGCCTGGTCGCTGACCATGGGCGCCGAGGCACACTTCTTCCTGATCGAGCCGACCCGCTTTGTGCTCGGTGAGCGCGACACGCAGTTGAGCTCCGACGACTGCGGCACGACCCAGCATTACCTGCTGCTGGATGAGTTCTATCGCACCGCCATCTGGCTGGCCGGGCGCACGCCGATCTGGTGGCTGGTACCGGTGTATGAAGAGACACGCTATGCCGAGTTCACCCACACGCTGATTTCCAAGCGTTTTATCCGCGCCGATGAAACCCTCGACCTAGGCCATCTGGCGCGCATCCCCCCGGGCGAATTCATCGGCGCCGGGCTGTGGCAGTTGTTCAAGGGCATCGAGTCGCCCTACAAGTCGGTGCTCAAGCTGCTGCTGACCGAGGTCTACGCCAGCGAACACCCGAATGTGCATTGCTTGAGCCTGCGCTTCAAGCGCGCGGTGTTCGCCAACCAGATGGACCTGGATGAGCTGGACCCGTACATCGTGGTGTACCGCCGCATCGAAGAATACCTCAAGGCCCGCAACGAACCCGAGCGGCTGGAACTGGTGCGGCGCGCGCTATATCTGAAGGTCAATCGCAAGCTCAGCGCCGGCCAGCGCACCACCAGTTGGCAACGCCTGCTACTGGAGCGCCTGGCCCATGAATGGGGCTGGGACCAGCGCCAATTGGCGCTGCTGGACAGCCGCAGCCAATGGAAGGTGCGCCAGGTCGCCTCTGAGCGCCGAGCGCTGGTCAATGAGCTTAATTACAGCTATCGCTTCTTGACCCAATTTGCCCGCACCGAACAGACCGTCAGCCTGATCAACAAACGTGACCTCAATGTGCTGGGTCGACGCTTGTACGCTGCCTTTGAGCGCAAGGCCGGCAAAGTCGAGTTCATCAACCCCGGCATTGCCCCGGACCTGGCCGAAGACACCCTGACCCTGGTGCAATCGCCCAACCGCAAGGAGCCGGGCCAGCACCACTGGGGCCTGTACAATGGCAACCTTACGGCGCTGGAATGGGAACACTTCGCGCCGATCAAGCGCAGCCGCGACCTGCTGGAGATGCTCACCTGGTGCCATCGCAACGGCGTGATCGACAGCAGCACGCGCCTGGCGCTCCATCCGGGCACCAGCGACATGACCGAATTCGAGTTGTTCAACCTGCTGGGCAGCCTGCAACAAACCATTGCCCTGCCCCTGGCCAGCGTTGATGAAGAGCGCCTGCTGCGCTCAGCGGTACCCGAGGAAGTGTTGCTGCTGATCAACGTCGGCGTAGACCCGCTCAAACATCACCGCGACCTGAACATCCTGATGACCACCGAGCGCACCGACTCCCTGAGCTATGCCGGTGCGCGCGACAACCTGGTGCTGACTCTGGACCAGGTCACGCTCAATAGCTGGAACGAGGTGATGGTCAGCCGCTACGACGGTCCCCACGCACTGCTCGATTGCCTACGCGATTACCTTAATCAGCTGCCGTCGGACCACCTGCCACGCCTGCGAGTACGCTGCTTCTGCCACAACCGTGCACAGTTCATTGCCCAGCGTGTGGAAGAAATTTTCGACACCGCGCAGAACCTGCTGCTCGGTCAGGGCAATCACCGCTATTTGCTCCAGGTGCAGCAGCATTATCACGTCATTGAGCTGATACCGGGCCAGGCCAACCATGTATCGCTGGCGACCCAGGATGCGCTGATCGCCTACCTCAGCGAAGAACTGGCCAGCTACAGCCCGCTGCACCTGGACGCCATGGCCCTGGAAGAACACGACCTGGCGTTGCTGCTGCCGATGGGCATGGCCGATTGCGTGCAGGTGTTCTACCGGGTCAACGAAAGCTTCGCAGAGCTGTATGTCCTGGATGAATTCAACGCGCTCTGGCAGCAGCGCCTGCCGTTTCACGATGAACAGAGTCTGTTGGCGCCTTTGCAGCGTTTCTTGCAGTCGATCATTTATCGCCGGGATGCGCTGTCGCCGTTGGACCAGCAGGAACCGCTGGGCGCGGTACAAATCTTGTATTACCAGCTACTGCCATCAGGTAGTGGCCGCGCGCGCGGCATCGAGCCTCGGCCCGCACCGCTTAACCCCGCGAACAAACCGTTTTACGACGTGCAGGCGATTATCGGCAAAGCCGCACCAGGCCAGGTGGGCATTACCTTGTACTGCAATCAGCGGGAGTTTTCCGAACTGGAATTTGGCGACCAACTGTTTGCAGTGGTCGCCCAGCAAATCGTCGGGCAACGCCGGGAGACCGAGCGTTACCGCTGCTACATCACCGACCTGGACTTGTCCGGCCTGCTCGGTGATGTGCAAAGCCCGAGCAACCTGTATCTTCGTTACAAGGCCGAGCTGGAGCTGTCGCTCAACGAAGCGCTGAGTAATATTTAG
- the dapF gene encoding diaminopimelate epimerase yields the protein MLLRFTKMHGLGNDFMVLDLVSQHAHILPKHAKQWGDRHTGIGFDQLLIVEAPSNPEVDFRYRIFNSDGSEVEQCGNGARCFARFVLDKRLTAKRQIRVETKSGVIELDIRSDGQISVNMGAPRLVPADIPFQATEQAVSYALDVDGKTVDIAAVSMGNPHAVLRVNDINNAPVHELGPKIEHHPRFPARVNVGFLQVIDRTRAQLRVWERGAGETQACGTGACAAAVAAISQGWMDSPLLIDLPGGRLSIEWAGPGHPVMMTGPASRVYEGQVRL from the coding sequence ATGCTGCTGCGTTTCACCAAGATGCACGGGCTAGGCAATGATTTTATGGTCCTCGACCTGGTCAGCCAGCACGCGCATATCCTGCCCAAACACGCCAAACAGTGGGGCGACCGGCATACCGGCATTGGTTTCGACCAGTTGCTGATCGTCGAGGCGCCGAGCAACCCGGAGGTGGATTTCCGTTACCGGATCTTCAACTCCGACGGTTCCGAAGTGGAACAGTGCGGCAACGGTGCCCGCTGCTTCGCCCGTTTTGTGCTGGACAAGCGCCTGACCGCCAAGCGGCAGATCCGCGTCGAGACCAAAAGTGGTGTGATCGAGCTGGATATCCGCAGTGACGGCCAGATCAGCGTCAACATGGGCGCGCCACGCCTGGTGCCGGCGGACATTCCGTTCCAGGCCACCGAGCAGGCTGTCAGCTACGCACTGGACGTTGACGGCAAGACCGTCGATATCGCCGCCGTATCCATGGGCAACCCCCATGCCGTGCTGCGGGTCAACGACATCAACAACGCGCCCGTGCATGAGTTGGGGCCGAAGATCGAACACCACCCGCGCTTTCCGGCGCGGGTCAACGTGGGCTTCCTGCAGGTGATCGACCGTACCCGCGCGCAATTGCGTGTGTGGGAACGCGGCGCCGGCGAAACCCAGGCCTGCGGCACCGGTGCATGCGCCGCTGCCGTGGCCGCGATCAGCCAGGGGTGGATGGATTCGCCCCTGCTGATCGACCTGCCCGGTGGACGCTTGTCCATCGAGTGGGCAGGCCCTGGCCACCCGGTGATGATGACCGGGCCGGCCTCGCGCGTATACGAAGGACAGGTCCGTCTATGA
- the lptM gene encoding LPS translocon maturation chaperone LptM: MKRLISSLAALVALACLVSACGQKGPLYLPDDSKDPNEQAQSSQKPSKAHKHDTYE, encoded by the coding sequence ATGAAGCGCCTGATCTCTTCCCTTGCTGCGCTCGTCGCGCTCGCTTGCCTCGTTAGTGCCTGTGGTCAAAAAGGCCCGCTGTACCTGCCCGATGACAGCAAAGACCCGAATGAACAGGCGCAATCGTCGCAAAAACCTTCCAAAGCGCATAAGCACGACACCTACGAATAA